From the genome of Argentina anserina chromosome 4, drPotAnse1.1, whole genome shotgun sequence, one region includes:
- the LOC126789863 gene encoding delta(3,5)-Delta(2,4)-dienoyl-CoA isomerase, peroxisomal, translating into MEKYQTLKIDQKNPNSPVFYVTLNRPNHRNALSRDFFTDLPKALSSLDQNPDANVIVLTAAGDHFCAGIDLSNLSSIASDAVSGDRGRDGERLRRAIKLMQDAVTAIERCRKPVIAAIHGACIGGGVDIVTACDVRYCSEDAFFSVKEVDLAITADLGTLQRLPGIVGYGHALELALTGRRFSGHEAKELGLVSGVFGSKQELDSGVRLVAEGIAAKSPLAVTGTKAVLQRSRDMSVEQGLDYVATWNSAMLISDDLSEAVSAHRQKRKPVFAKL; encoded by the exons ATGGAGAAGTACCAAACCCTAAAAATCGATCAGAAAAACCCAAACTCCCCAGTCTTCTACGTCACCCTCAATCGCCCTAACCACCGCAACGCCCTCTCACGTGACTTCTTCACCGACCTCCCCAAAGCCCTCTCCTCCCTCGACCAGAACCCCGACGCCAACGTCATCGTCCTCACCGCCGCCGGCGACCACTTCTGCGCCGGAATCGACCTCTCCAACCTCTCCTCCATCGCCTCCGACGCCGTCTCCGGTGACCGAGGCCGCGACGGCGAGCGGCTCCGGCGCGCCATCAAGCTCATGCAGGACGCCGTCACCGCCATCGAGCGGTGCCGGAAGCCCGTCATCGCTGCCATCCACGGCGCGTGCATCGGCGGCGGGGTCGATATCGTCACCGCCTGTGACGTCAGGTACTGCAGCGAGGACGCGTTCTTCTCGGTCAAAGAGGTTGACCTGGCCATCACGGCGGATCTCGGAACGCTGCAGCGGCTGCCAGGGATAGTCGGGTACGGCCACGCGCTTGAGTTGGCCTTGACGGGTCGGAGGTTCTCGGGTCACGAGGCCAAGGAGCTGGGCCTGGTTTCCGGAGTCTTCGGGTCGAAGCAGGAGCTGGACAGCGGCGTACGACTCGTCGCAGAGG GAATAGCTGCCAAGTCGCCGCTGGCAGTGACGGGGACGAAAGCGGTGCTGCAGAGGAGCAGGGATATGAGCGTGGAGCAGGGATTGGACTACGTCGCGACGTGGAATTCGGCAATGCTGATATCCGACGACTTATCAGAGGCGGTCTCGGCTCACAGGCAAAAAAGGAAGCCGGTTTTTGCCAAGCTCTGA
- the LOC126789856 gene encoding glycerophosphodiester phosphodiesterase GDPD3-like isoform X2, which produces MATTFKAMHVSDVPNPDQSSEINAALALIKAPWSAQGVNDHGEGVEAKCGFKWPKFVVMGHRGSGMNMLQSPDDRMKCIKENSIRSFNSAAQFPIDYIEFDVQVTKDDCPVIFHDNFIATEEKGVYVEKRVTDITLPEFLSYGPQSELGKVGIPMFRKTKEGTIFEWKVENDDPLCTLQDVFEKVGQSMGFNIELKFDDQFVYIEKQLQHVLQVVLQVVNKYAKDRPIMFSSFQPDVVLMMRKLQSTYPVYFLTNGGSEIYKDVRRNSLEEAIKVCMAGGLQGIVSEVRAILRDPNAVTRIKDSNLCLLTYGQLNNVPEKVYMQHLMGVEGVIVDLVGEITEAVSDPNK; this is translated from the exons ATGGCTACCACTTTCAAGGCTATGCATGTCTCCGATGTTCCCAATCCGGACCAATCCTCGGAAATTAATGCTGCACTAGCCCTCATCAAAGCTCCATGGTCGGCACAAG GTGTTAATGATCATGGTGAAGGCGTAGAGGCCAAATGTGGATTCAAATGGCCAAAGTTTGTGGTGATGGGACACAGAGGCAGCGGAATGAACATGTTGCAATCGCCTGATGACAGAATGAAATGCATTAAAGAAAACTCAATTCGTTCCTTCAACTCTGCCGCTCAATTTCCCATTGATTACATTGAATTTGATGTTCAA GTGACCAAAGATGACTGTCCAGTCATTTTTCATGACAATTTTATCGCCACCGAGGAGAAG GGTGTTTATGTTGAGAAAAGAGTTACAGACATTACTTTGCCAGAATTTCTTTCATATGGACCCCAGTCAGAGCTTGGAAAG GTAGGGATCCCTATGtttagaaaaacaaaagaggggACAATTTTTGAGTGGAAGGTAGAAAACGATGACCCCCTATGTACATTGCAAGATGTGTTTGAGAAAGTCGGCCAGTCTATGGGTTTCAATATAGAattgaagtttgatgatcagTTTGTGTACATTGAGAAACAACTCCAACATGTTCTCCAAGTAGTCTTGCAG GTGGTAAACAAGTATGCGAAGGACAGACCAATTATGTTTTCGAGCTTTCAGCCTGATGTAGTGTTGATGATGAGAAAACTGCAGAGCACCTATCCG GTATATTTCCTCACCAATGGAGGTTCCGAAATATACAAAGATGTTAGAAGGAACTCTTTGGAAGAGGCAATTAAGGTGTGTATGGCTGGCGGTTTGCAAGGAATAGTGTCAGAAGTGAGAGCTATCTTGAGAGATCCGAATGCAGTAACCAGGATTAAAGACTCCAACCTTTGCCTTCTAACCTATGGCCAATTAAA TAATGTACCGGAGAAGGTTTACATGCAACATCTCATGGGCGTTGAGGGAGTGATTGTTGACCTTGTCGGAGAGATCACCGAGGCAGTTTCTGATCCAAACAAGTGA
- the LOC126789875 gene encoding uncharacterized protein LOC126789875 has translation MAGAFWGTRVMEIVKKHDSGGLVWKRIKLTTTRKANAKKRLLRVWQNEAVLRACAEPPPSILSGLDASEVVRKTTE, from the exons atgGCGGGTGCGTTTTGGGGGACGCGAGTGATGGAGATAGTGAAGAAGCACGACTCCGGCGGTCTGGTTTGGAAGAGAATAAAGCTCACCACCACCCGCAAGGCCAACGCCAAGAAGCGCCTCCTCCGTGTTTGGCAG AATGAGGCTGTCCTGAGGGCATGTGCTGAACCGCCTCCTTCAATATTGTCAGGGCTTGATGCTAGTGAAGTTGTGAGAAAGACAACTGAATAG
- the LOC126789865 gene encoding NAC domain-containing protein 83-like, translating to MEKLSFVRNGELRLPPGFRFHPTDEELVLQYLKRKVYSCPLPASIIPEVEVCKSDPWDLPGELEQERYFFSTREAKYPNGNRSNRATGSGYWKATGLDKQIVASRGNQVVGMKKTLVFYRGKPPHGTRTDWIMHEYRLVLAEDKNNSTSQSPVPVNNWVLCRIFLKKRGSGKNEEEQVQVQACNVDRVVKKPRITRPVFYDFMTKDRTNLSLAPCSSSSGSSGVTDVVSSETEEHEESSCNSLSYFRRKQ from the exons ATGGAGAAGCTCAGTTTTGTGAGGAATGGAGAGCTGAGATTGCCGCCCGGTTTCCGGTTCCATCCTACCGACGAGGAGCTTGTTCTTCAGTACTTGAAGCGCAAGGTTTACTCTTGCCCTTTGCCGGCTTCCATCATCCCTGAAGTTGAAGTCTGCAAGTCCGATCCTTGGGATTTGCCAG GTGAATTGGAGCAAGAGAGGTACTTTTTCAGCACAAGGGAGGCCAAGTACCCAAATGGGAACAGATCAAACAGAGCAACAGGTTCCGGGTATTGGAAGGCAACTGGTTTGGACAAGCAAATTGTGGCTTCAAGGGGTAACCAAGTTGTGGGGATGAAGAAGACTCTGGTTTTTTACAGAGGAAAACCTCCACATGGGACTAGGACtgattggattatgcatgagtATCGGCTCGTTTTAGCTGAAGATAAAAACAACTCAACCTCCCAA AGCCCTGTTCCGGTGAACAATTGGGTTCTTTGCCGCATATTTTTGAAGAAGAGGGGAAGTGGTAAGAATGAGGAAGAACAAGTTCAAGTGCAGGCCTGCAATGTTGACCGAGTGGTTAAGAAACCAAGGATTACTCGGCCTGTTTTCTACGATTTCATGACCAAAGACAGAACCAACTTGAGCCTTGCGCCTTGTTCTTCATCCTCAGGTTCTAGTGGAGTCACAGATGTCGTTTCTAGCGAGACAGAAGAGCATGAAGAGAGTAGCTGCAATAGTCTTTCTTATTTTAGAAGAAAACAGTGA
- the LOC126789856 gene encoding glycerophosphodiester phosphodiesterase GDPD3-like isoform X1 — MATTFKAMHVSDVPNPDQSSEINAALALIKAPWSAQGVNDHGEGVEAKCGFKWPKFVVMGHRGSGMNMLQSPDDRMKCIKENSIRSFNSAAQFPIDYIEFDVQVTKDDCPVIFHDNFIATEEKGVYVEKRVTDITLPEFLSYGPQSELGKVGIPMFRKTKEGTIFEWKVENDDPLCTLQDVFEKVGQSMGFNIELKFDDQFVYIEKQLQHVLQVVLQQVVNKYAKDRPIMFSSFQPDVVLMMRKLQSTYPVYFLTNGGSEIYKDVRRNSLEEAIKVCMAGGLQGIVSEVRAILRDPNAVTRIKDSNLCLLTYGQLNNVPEKVYMQHLMGVEGVIVDLVGEITEAVSDPNK, encoded by the exons ATGGCTACCACTTTCAAGGCTATGCATGTCTCCGATGTTCCCAATCCGGACCAATCCTCGGAAATTAATGCTGCACTAGCCCTCATCAAAGCTCCATGGTCGGCACAAG GTGTTAATGATCATGGTGAAGGCGTAGAGGCCAAATGTGGATTCAAATGGCCAAAGTTTGTGGTGATGGGACACAGAGGCAGCGGAATGAACATGTTGCAATCGCCTGATGACAGAATGAAATGCATTAAAGAAAACTCAATTCGTTCCTTCAACTCTGCCGCTCAATTTCCCATTGATTACATTGAATTTGATGTTCAA GTGACCAAAGATGACTGTCCAGTCATTTTTCATGACAATTTTATCGCCACCGAGGAGAAG GGTGTTTATGTTGAGAAAAGAGTTACAGACATTACTTTGCCAGAATTTCTTTCATATGGACCCCAGTCAGAGCTTGGAAAG GTAGGGATCCCTATGtttagaaaaacaaaagaggggACAATTTTTGAGTGGAAGGTAGAAAACGATGACCCCCTATGTACATTGCAAGATGTGTTTGAGAAAGTCGGCCAGTCTATGGGTTTCAATATAGAattgaagtttgatgatcagTTTGTGTACATTGAGAAACAACTCCAACATGTTCTCCAAGTAGTCTTGCAG CAGGTGGTAAACAAGTATGCGAAGGACAGACCAATTATGTTTTCGAGCTTTCAGCCTGATGTAGTGTTGATGATGAGAAAACTGCAGAGCACCTATCCG GTATATTTCCTCACCAATGGAGGTTCCGAAATATACAAAGATGTTAGAAGGAACTCTTTGGAAGAGGCAATTAAGGTGTGTATGGCTGGCGGTTTGCAAGGAATAGTGTCAGAAGTGAGAGCTATCTTGAGAGATCCGAATGCAGTAACCAGGATTAAAGACTCCAACCTTTGCCTTCTAACCTATGGCCAATTAAA TAATGTACCGGAGAAGGTTTACATGCAACATCTCATGGGCGTTGAGGGAGTGATTGTTGACCTTGTCGGAGAGATCACCGAGGCAGTTTCTGATCCAAACAAGTGA